The DNA region TCCGGAAGTTTCTTATGCAGCAACACATGTTGCAATTTTATGAATAGGTGTTTTCCTTGTCCAGACTCGAGATGGAAATGTGCCCGGATGTGGGAGCACCtgtctatccagtttggcaatgattGGGTGGGAACATTAACTTTGACCCCGACAGTGAGTGTCTCGGGTAATCTGGCAACAGGGAAGTAACTTTAGCCAAGATAGGAGTTAGCATCTGGATTTCATGGACAAATGAGATATCATTGTGCTGGAAGGTAagatgcaattggctgaggtacATGACAGGTATTATTATTGATATGTGTGTCTGAAATATGATTAATTTTAAGCTAATGTAAGGCaagaatgattgataagaaaacctataattgTTCTGTTTAGAATTGTAAAGGTCAGATCTATTCGGAGAGTTCTGGCTGCTCGATCCGAGAGCTGACTCCACCCTCTGATGATCTCCGAGCAGCTGTTAATTAAATAAAGTTACATCTTTGGTTCAGAAACACTGGCTCCGTGAGTCTTGGATTGTCTTAAGTTTTCctgacagttctggtcacctcgggTCCCCCACAACAGTCTTAAAATGGAGAGAGAGGCTCCGTGCCCAGCAGTTCAGTGCTGTACTCACTGTGACTGGGTTTGGTGAGGGGTTCCAGACCCTTGTTTCAGCTGAAGCAATATTTTAAAGTGGGGGCTGGATGGCAGTATATGTGTTCACAGTGACACCCAGTGGCAGGCAATGGAAAGGCACATTGCACAGAGTATTCAACAAGAGGCTGATTCACTACCTCCCATTGAGTGCTGCCACCCCAGTCGAATATCCATCTCACCAGCATTACTGTCTCAGTAAAATGTCTCGCAAGATGATCACAGTCTGCGGCGGAGACAATAGCAGATTCAGCATCACGATTTGTTTAAACGGAACATGAACAAACTGATGGAGCAGGAGGTGAGCAGGAATTTAAAGATGTTATTGTGCAGTCGATGTCCCAGTTCCTGGTGTGTTAATGTGATCCAGTGAGCTGACAGAGGCTGTCCATTCAACACTCTCCAGTAACTGGAGGCTCAGCCCaggtagggtgtgtgtgtgtgtgtgtctcgcacTGGGACGGAAGATTCatacatacaatccctacagtgcagaacgaggccatttggcccatcgagcctgcaccagcaacaatcccacccaggcctgatccgcAGGacagcacatatttaccctgatagtccccctgacactgaggggtaattgaaCTTGGCCAGTCTGCCTGACAGAGGCTGTccattcagtaaatgaaggctcaACCCAGAtagtttgtctcagtgtgtgtgtgtgtgtgtgtgtgtgtgtgtgtgtgtgagagagggagggcctgagagtaagtgtgtgggaatgtatgtgtgtctgagcgtAAGTttacgaatgtgtgtgtgtgagagtgtctgtgtctatgtgtgtgtgtgtgtgagaatgggagagtgtgtgggtgtgtgtgagagaatgggagagtgtgtgggtgtgtgtgagagaatgggagagtgtgtgtgtgtgtgtcagtgaatgggagagtgtgtgtatgttatgatttgattcgatttattattgtcacatattttgGTCTGCAGTGAAAGGCATTGTTTCAAGCACACGAggtggacaaagcataccgttcatagagaacgaaaggagaggatgcagaatgaagtgttacagtcatagcgagggtgcagagaaagatcagcttaatatatatagaatgttcattcaaaagtctgctgtcagcagggaagaagctgctcttgttgggggaggaggattgggtcagtgggccgggggaggggggattgggtcagtgggccgggggaggggggattgggtcagtgggctgggggaggggggattgggtcagtgggctgggggaggaggattgggtcagtgggccgggggaggggggattgggtcagtgggctgggggaggggggattgggtcagtgggcCGGGGGACGggggattgggtcagtgggctgggggaggggggattgggtcagtgggctgggggaggggggattgggtcagggggctgggggaggggggattgggtcagtgggctgggggaggggggattgggtcagtgggctgggggaggggggattgtgtcagggggctgggggaggggggattgggtcagtgggctgggggaggggggattgggtcagtgggctgggggaggggggattgggtcagggggctgggggaggggggattgggtcagtgggctgggggaggggggattaggtcagtgggctgggggaggggtgattgggtcagggggctgggggaggggggattgggtcagtgggctgtgggaggggagattgggtcagtgggctgggggaggggggattgggtcagtgggctgggggaggggggattgggtcagtgggctgggggaggggggattgggtcagtgggttgggggaggggggattgggtcagggggctgggggagggggtattgggtcagtgggctgaggggaggggggattgggtcagGGTCTGTGGGAGGGGagtttgggtcagtgggctggggaaggggggtttgggtcagtgggctgtgggaggggggattgagtcagtgggccgggggaggggggattgggtcatGGGCTGGGGGAGGCGGGATTGGgtcagggggttgggggaggggggagggggaggggggattccgtcagggggctggggaggggggattgggtcagtgggttgggggagggggattgggtcagtgggccgggggaggggggattgggtcagttggctgggggaggggggattgggtcagggggagtggggagcggTGTTCGGgtcagtgggctgggggaggggggatcgggtcagtgggctgggggaggggggatcgggtcagtgggctgggggagggggttcgggtcagtgggctgggggaggggggattgggtcagggggctgggggaggggagattgggtcagggggctgggggaggggggattgggtcagggggctgggggaggggggattgggtcagtgggctgggggaggggggattgggtcagtgggctgggggaggggggattgggtcagggggctgggggaggggggattgggtcagggggctgggggaggggggattgggtcagggggctggaggagggggcattgggtcagtgggctggggaggggggtttgggtcaGGGGGCTGGGGTAGGGGGGATTGggtcagggggctgggggagggggcaggaggtcaGGAGCAGAGACAGCTGAAAGAATGGTCTCAATCTTAACTGAGAAATTGCTGAGTTCCTCACAAGTGTTGggattgaggggggagaggggggttttaAGGAGTGTGTTTGTCGAGGGGAAAGGGAGAATGTTCTAAAACTGACTTTATAAAGTGAAAAAGGCTCCAGACACAATAAAGGGGCTCAGTTTGATTGGATTACAGAATTCCTGGCACTGAGAGTGTCTCTGATCACGTGAAGTCAAATCCAGGAAGTGCAGCTCGGAACAAGAGTTGAAAGTGAAAGAGGTGGAacagggaagagagacagagagagactctgaGCACTGGGATGGCATCTCCGGATCTCACCCAGGAACTAACCTGTCCCATCTGCCTGGAGATATTCACCCAGCCCGTGTCTCTGGAATGTGAACATCACTTCTGCAGGAGCTGCATCTCCCAGAGTTGGGAGAAGGTCCCGGGTGATGTTTCCTGCCCCCAGTGTCGAcaggtcttcacccagaggaacaTCAGGCCCGCTCGCACCCTGGCTAACATCGTGGAGAAGCTCAGAGTGCTGAAGGTGACACAGCCAGAGGAGGAGTTTTACTGTCAGGAACACGAGGAGAAGCTGAAACTGTTCTGTGAAGTTGAACAGAGAGCCATCTGTGTGGATTGCTGGGGTTCAGAACATCAAACTCACAAAGATCTGCACATCAAAGAGGCTGTCCAGCTCTACAAGGTACTGATTCACTGCTATGGACACAgacagggagggaagagggggaggcggtgggggtaacagagggagagagggtttgtagagtgaggggagggagaggaggggggcaggagagACTGGGCTGGGGATGTGTGAGGAGGTGGAGAGTGTTGGGAAGGGGGGATCATTGGGAGAATGTTGTTGGAGGAGGGGAATGGACCTGGAGGAGGATAATTGCAACAGGCGGAATTAACACAAAGTTTCTACTTAATTTCTATATCCTTTCATCCCAAACATTGAGAGGGACCAATCCTGGGAATATCTCCTTCCCTCCTTCACCAGTGTGAGTGGATTTAAAAACAGCAAACTCCTCCAGAAGGTGCCGTTAGCGGGTGTTCCCTTTCACAACCCTCTTTGTGTCCTTTCTGTCTGCCAGAACAAGTTAGAAACATCATTGGAGACTCTGCAGAAGCAAATGGACCTCAGTCTTCACAGTAAAAGAGAAGGAGAGGATGGCATTTCACAGATGAATGTAGGAGAGTGTCCTTTAGGCTTTGTGTAATGTTCCCTGTGTTTGTCATTGAGAGTGAGTGAGCTtctcacacagtgagagagagggagagagttttaCTGAATAAAATGCTGGGGTCCAAATCACATTGCAGCTGCTCCCTGAACTGGACTGTAAGGGAGCGTCTGTAAATTGCAAAATATGGCAACAATGTATAAAGGTCTAATTTTACCGCTGCACCCAATCTCAACAATTCATTAAATAAATctagtcagtaactcactccctgatGTCCATTATCCTAtagataaaccatctgaacccctccattagattccagcctgtaactcactcccaggtatccattattctataaataaaccatctgaaccccacaattagattccagtctgtaattaacTCCCAGGTAAACATTGATCTATGTATAAatttgaacccctcgattagttttCTCTCAGTAACTCACTCCTTGCTCTCTTATATTTTATCATAAACCATTGGTATAATTTTACTGTGTTcagctgtaactcactcccacacGCCGAATATTCCATCAAACAGCTGATCGTGCAGTGAATGGGCAGAGACCAGGGACACTGGGATTAGAGACATTGTTTATTCCGCTCTGGTTTCAATCTGTTCCAGACTGAAGTTGAGAGACTGAGAAATGAAATCCGCAGTGAATTTGAAAAGATGCACAAGTTCCTGTTTGAGAAGGAAGAGCTGATGAAAACAGAGTTGGAGCGAAAAAGCAATAAAATATTTGAGGAAATGGAGAACAATTTAAAGAAAACCTTGGATGAAATGTCTTCTGTTGAAGGAGCAATAAGAGATCTTCAATCCAGGCTGGAGATACAAAAGGCTCCAGAGTTCCTCAAGGTACAAAACCTCTTTGCCTTGTCCAGGAGAATATTGGGGGACTGAGGGCTGACACACTGACCTTTAACCTCTGGGCCTGGGTTTGGCCTCAGTCTGATTGGGTGGATGATTATCTCTTGCTGCTGTCAGTGAGGGTGCAGTGGGAGATGGGGTGAGGtaatctcagtgtgattcctaTACACAGTGTAACCACAGCactgagtgatgtttggattcaGAGAGAACTGTGCTGGTAGCTGGAGGGATTTACACTGGGGCAGATGGGGCTGTTCTGAGGATGGGGTTAAGGGGCATTGTTGAAGTGTAGAAGGTAGATCTTTATTGTGCTGCGGGTTCTGCTGTTCCTGACCCTGCAAACGCTTGATTCAACTGAAGACACAGCCAGCAATGGGGTTGGGATTGAAATCGAGGATTCAGAGAAGACacaaattagaggagtgcagatgtcTCCGAgcgttgtggagctggaggagatcacagagacagagaggagtgaggccagggaggaatttgaaaaccaggatgagaatgTTTTCAATGAATACGTTGTTGAGCTGGGAGCCAGTGGAGGTCACCAAGCACCGGGGTGATGGGGGCTACGATCAGATAGATAAGAATGTAAGCTGCTGAGGACAGGACATCCAGCTGGACATGGGCACCGGGAGGGGTGGTTGGGTGATCAGGAATATTTGGGAATGGGATAGAGGGACACAAGAGATGGGTCACATGGAGATAATGAGCTCAGAGTGGGAATGAAAGTAAAAAGGAAAAGCTATTTTCTAAATAATTCCTCGGTGTCTCCATTCTGTTCCCCCCTCATAATTTCTCCCTGAGATTTACAGCAACAGATCTTTAATCTGAgctcaggaacataggaattaggagcaggagtcggcaattcagcccttcgagcctgctccgccatccaatcagatcatggctgatctctccctggtctcaaatccacctccccacctgttccccatatccctttaacctgttttttttatcagaaatatatccatctccttcttgaaactatttaaTGATTCCGACTCCACCGCGCCACGGGGCAGCGAGTTACACAAATTTacccccctctgcgagaagttgttcctcctcctctcagttttaaatctaccgcctctcaacctatacctgtgaccccttgttctaatcTGACTCAATAATATCCATTCTGTTTCTGTCCCCTCAGGATATACAAGACCTTGTGAAGAGGTAAGCAGATTTAAAGGAACAGTTTTGCGATGTGAtcgctgctgtctctctcacacagactgatTTGTGGACCTGTTTTTACAGGAGTCAGATGGAGTTTCACCAGGCTGGAACTGTCTCCACTCAGTTACCTGTGGGTATCGATGGTGGACCATTCAAATACATCAATGTGTGGAGGGAAATGAGAGCAGTGATTTCACCAGGTATCATTCTCTGTATATTGCCATCTCCGTACTGTTATCCACGTGACTAATGGGCTTTGACACACTGATGGAATGACCATAAGAAAGAAGAGCAGCAGTGATCCAGCCCAGTGAACCTGCTCTGTTTTTGGataagattatgactgatctgctTGTGGCCTTCACTCTacttaccccccctccccaccccacataaCCCTTAacccccttgttgatcaaaaatctatccaactcagccttgtagtcaatgaggcagcctccactgctctctctgtggaagagaattccaaagactaatgaccctctcagaggagaaattcctcctcatcgccgTCTTATATCACCCTTTTATTGAAGCTTTGCTGCCGAGATCTAGATTTCCCCAGGAGATGAAACaccctcccagcatctaccctgtcaaagggaccccctcagaatcttccatgtttcaagaagatcacctcttattcttctaaacttcaatgagttttgacccaacttgctcaacctttcctcagaagacaatcccttcatcttaggaatcaaccgagtgaaccttctctgaacagcgTCCAATGAAAGTATCTCCCTCCTGATGTAAGGTgaccaaatctgtacacaatactcaagcTGCAGTTTCACCAGTGAACACAGGAGGAGATCGTTCGGCCCATTGTGTTCCTGCTAGCTCGCTGCAAGACAACTCAACTGCTCGCACTCCtccaccttctctctctcactctgcagatatttcctcttcagataatgatcccaTTCTCTTTGAAATCTGAGATTGAATCTGATTCCATCACAGTGCGTTCCACATCCTAAACACtggctgtgtgaaaaggtttttcctcgcgTTACTGTGGCTCCCTTTGTCAATCACTTTAAtttctgtgtcctctagttctccatccttccaccaatgggaacagtttcttccgatCTACCctgcccagacccctcatgattttgaacatctctatctaaTCTCCTCTTAGTCGTCTCCTCTCTCAGTAGAGCCACCCCAGTTTCTCCGATCTATCTACATACCTGAAGTTCCTATCCCAggaaccattctggtgaatcttttctgcactctctctgagaccttcacatcctccctaaagtgCGGTGTCCCGAACCGGTGCAGAATGATAAACAACAGCAAACAATTCTGGGTCAGAATCCAATGTTGTCTGTACACGTCTCGTGATTCACTCTGCTTTTCTTATAGTAACGGCTTCCCATTTATGTTCCCTCCCAGTTCCATCATCTCTCACCCTGGATCCAGATACAGCAAACAACCGACTCATCATTTCCCAGGATCTGAGCAGTGTGAGGTTTGGAAATGAAGATAAAGATCTTCCTGATAATCCAGAAAGATTTGATATAAAATTGTATGTTTTGAGCTGCCAGAGTTTCACATCAGGGAGAATTTACTGGGAGGTGGGTCTTGGAAACAAGACTGACTGGGTAGTGGGTGTCTGCAGAGAGTCTGTCAACAGGAAAGGAAAGATCATTCCTTCGCCTGAGAATGGATTCTGGGTCATCGCCCGGCTTCGTGACTGCAAATCAGAGAAAATCCCGGATGTCATCTCCCAGCTGAAAGTGAAACCCCGGAAGTTAGGAATTTCCCTGGATTATGAGGGGGGACAGGTGTCATTTTACGATGCTGAGGACATGTCTCACCTgtacacattcactgacacattcaccgagaaactctaccccatctttAATCCTTGTAATAATGCCTCTGGTAACAACACTGAGCCACTCACACTGCTCACGTGTTAACATAGTGGAACACACTTTCTGAggtcagggctttggggagaaggCTGATTCACCGTGCAAACTGCTCACATTGCCCTGATTCTCTGCTGTGTGCTGtcagggggtgagtgtgtttgaattaGCAGTTTATTAGACCACAAGACCATGAGGCatcagagcagaattagaccactcggcccatcgagtctgctccaccattcaatcatgactgatatttttctcatccccattctcctgccttttccccataacccctgatccccttattaatcaagaacctatctatctctgtcttaaagacactcaagaaCCTggtcttcacagccttctgcggcaaagtgtttctcagattcaccactctctggatgaagaaattactcctcatctctgttttaaaggatcgtccctttagcctgaggttgtgccctctggttccagtttttcctgctcgtggaaacatcctctccatggccactctatccaggcctcgcagtattctgaagtttcaataagatccccgttcatccttctaaactccaacgaatacagacccagagtcctcaaccattcctcatacgacaagctcttcattccaggggtcattcttgtgaacctcctctggactgtcCAAGGACAGCacatccttagatacggggcccaaaactgctcacaatattccaaatggggtctgacagccttataaagcctcagaagtacacccctgctcttgtatttggaggaagatgtagctggtgtgatcaataagtttgcggacgacacgaagattgctggagttgcggatagtgatgaacattgtcagagaatacagcaggatatagataggctggaacattgggcagagaaatggcagatggaatttaatccagacaaatgcgaagtgatgcattttgttagatctaatgtaagggggagctatacaataaatggcagaaccatcaggagtatagacacacagagggacctgggtgtacaagtccacagttccttaaaggtggcagcacaggtggagagggtggtgaagaaggcatatggcatgcttgcctttattggacggggcatagaatataaaagttggcatatgatgttgcagctgtatagaacgttggttcggccgcatttggaatactgcatccagttctggtcgccacactaccagaaggacgtggaggctttggagagagtacagagaaggtttaccaggatgttgcctggtatggagggtcttagctatgaggaaagattgggtaaactggggttgttctccctggaaagacggaggatgaggggcgacctaatagaggtgtgtaaaattctgaagggcatagatagggtgaacagtgggaagctttttccccggtcggaggtgacgaacacaaggggtcacaggttcaaggtgaggggaacaatgttcaacacagatgtcagggggacgtattttacacagagggtggtgggggcctggaatgcactgccaagcaacgtgattgaggcggacacgctgggatcgtttaagacttatctagatagccacatgaacagactgggaatagagggatacaaacgaatggtctcattgggcacatgagcggcgcaggcttggagggcgaagggcctgttcctgtgctgtattgttctttgttctttgtattctagccctctcaacattaatgctaacattgcatttgccttcctaactgccgactgaatctgcatgtt from Mustelus asterias chromosome 8, sMusAst1.hap1.1, whole genome shotgun sequence includes:
- the LOC144496848 gene encoding zinc-binding protein A33-like isoform X2; translation: MASPDLTQELTCPICLEIFTQPVSLECEHHFCRSCISQSWEKVPGDVSCPQCRQVFTQRNIRPARTLANIVEKLRVLKVTQPEEEFYCQEHEEKLKLFCEVEQRAICVDCWGSEHQTHKDLHIKEAVQLYKTEVERLRNEIRSEFEKMHKFLFEKEELMKTELERKSNKIFEEMENNLKKTLDEMSSVEGAIRDLQSRLEIQKAPEFLKDIQDLVKRSQMEFHQAGTVSTQLPVGIDGGPFKYINVWREMRAVISPVPSSLTLDPDTANNRLIISQDLSSVRFGNEDKDLPDNPERFDIKLYVLSCQSFTSGRIYWEVGLGNKTDWVVGVCRESVNRKGKIIPSPENGFWVIARLRDCKSEKIPDVISQLKVKPRKLGISLDYEGGQVSFYDAEDMSHLYTFTDTFTEKLYPIFNPCNNASGNNTEPLTLLTC
- the LOC144496848 gene encoding zinc-binding protein A33-like isoform X1, yielding MASPDLTQELTCPICLEIFTQPVSLECEHHFCRSCISQSWEKVPGDVSCPQCRQVFTQRNIRPARTLANIVEKLRVLKVTQPEEEFYCQEHEEKLKLFCEVEQRAICVDCWGSEHQTHKDLHIKEAVQLYKNKLETSLETLQKQMDLSLHSKREGEDGISQMNTEVERLRNEIRSEFEKMHKFLFEKEELMKTELERKSNKIFEEMENNLKKTLDEMSSVEGAIRDLQSRLEIQKAPEFLKDIQDLVKRSQMEFHQAGTVSTQLPVGIDGGPFKYINVWREMRAVISPVPSSLTLDPDTANNRLIISQDLSSVRFGNEDKDLPDNPERFDIKLYVLSCQSFTSGRIYWEVGLGNKTDWVVGVCRESVNRKGKIIPSPENGFWVIARLRDCKSEKIPDVISQLKVKPRKLGISLDYEGGQVSFYDAEDMSHLYTFTDTFTEKLYPIFNPCNNASGNNTEPLTLLTC